A stretch of Vigna angularis cultivar LongXiaoDou No.4 chromosome 4, ASM1680809v1, whole genome shotgun sequence DNA encodes these proteins:
- the LOC108331345 gene encoding early nodulin-93 encodes MAKGNSPLVRPTIASLDQKLAFAKRCSDESVLAGAKAAVLACVATAIPTLASVRMLPWAKANLNHTAQALIISTATAAAYFIVADKTVLATARKNSFNKPSHSQP; translated from the exons ATGGCCAAAGGAAATTCGCCTCTCGTCAGACCTACCATCGCTTCGCTCGATCAAAAATTGGCCTTCGCCAAGCGATGTTCTGATG AGAGTGTGTTAGCCGGAGCAAAGGCAGCAGTTCTTGCATGTGTTGCCACCGCCATTCCAACT TTGGCTAGTGTGAGGATGCTGCCTTGGGCAAAAGCCAATCTCAATCACACAGCTCAAGCTCTCATAATCTCCACAG cgACGGCAGCGGCATATTTCATAGTAGCTGACAAGACAGTTTTAGCAACGGCAAGAAAGAACTCCTTCAATAAACCCTCCCATTCTCAACCATGA